The Streptomyces sp. NBC_00775 genome includes the window AGACCCCGTGGGTCGGTTCTTTGGCTGCGGGTGGGTGGGGGCTGGTCCAAAAGATTGCGCAGTTCCCCGCGCCCCTTTTAGGGGCGCGGGGAACTGCGCAATCTTTTAGCGGGGGTCTGGGGGCGCAGCCCCCAGGAACGGATGGGACGGGTAGGGGCGGCGGGGGCGAGGAAACCCGGGCTACGGGCGGTGGGCCGGGGACGCGTCCAGGGCTGTGGCGCCGCGGGGCTCCGGGGCCTGGCGGAGGCCGGCCTCGCGGGCGTAGGAGCGCAGGTAGACGACCACCGTGTTGGTGACGGCGACCAACGGAACCGCGACCACCGCACCGCCGATGCCGGCGATCATCCCGCCCGCGGCGACGGACAGGACCACCGCCAAGGGATGCACTCGCACCGCCCGCCCGAGGATGAACGGCTGCAGGATGTGGCCCTCGATCTGCTGCACGGCGAGGACCACGACCAGTGTCATCACCGCCGTGAACACGCCCTGCGTGACAAGGGCGACCACCACCGCCAGCGCACCGGAAATCACCGCACCCACCAGCGGAATGAACGCGCCGAGGAAGATGAAGACGGCCAGCGGAACGGCCATGGGGACTTCGAGGAAGTAGATGCCCAGGCCGATGAAGATCGCGTCGATCAGAGCGACTATCACCGTGCCCCGCACATACGCCGTCAGCGTCCGCCACGCCCTCGGCCCCGCCCCCGCGACCCCCTGCCGGGCAGCGGCCGGAACGAGCTTGAGCGTCCACTCCCAGATCCGCTTGCCGTCGTAGAGAAGGAAGAGGGTCGAGAACATCGTGAGGAGGATGCCGGTCAGGGCTTCCACGATGACCGTCACGCCCTCCAGGCCGGCCGACGTGATCTGATCCGTGTTCGCACCGATCGCGGCGCGCAGATTCTTGGCGATCTCGTTGATCTGCTTGTCCGTCACATGGAACGGGCTGTTGAGGAGCCACTTGCGCAACTCGTCGATGCCGTCCTGGATCTGGTCGGAGAGGTTGTCGATGTTCTCCTGGACCTGCCAGACCACGAACCAGCCGACCAGCCCCATGATGACGAAGCCGAGGATCGCGGTGAGCGCGGTGGCGAGCCCGCGCGGCACCCCGTAACGCGTCAGACGGGCCACCGTCGGCTGCAGCAGCGCGGTGATGAGCAGCGCGGCCACGAAGGCCAGCACCACCAGTTGTACGGCGCTGATGACCCGCATCAGCACCCAGACGGTGCCCGCGAGTACGAGCAGCCGCCAGCCGGCCTCGGCCGCGACCCGCACACCCCACGGCACGGCGAGGGCGGGATCGGGACGCTCGGCCGTCAGGACGGGGGCGTGCGCGGCGGAAGGGGTGGGCGCGTCCTCGGGATGACTCCCCGAACGGCTCTCGGGACGCCGGTCGGAAAGGCCTTCGGGACGACTGTCGGGATGACCGTCAGCCGCAGACGCTGACGCGAACTCGGACGCTGACGCGGACGGCATCGACGTCCCCTCGGAGTCGAGGGGACCCTGCGACTCCATCTCCACCTCGGCGCGGCGCTCGTCCAACCGCTCCCCCAGCTCGGTCAGTCCGGCGCCCAGCCGGCCGAGCCACCCTGGCACTCGCGACATGATCCGTCCCTTTTCCCCGTTGCTCCCCACCACTCCCCCCTGGAGTCGTCGGTTCCGACCGTACATGGCCGAAGCCCCTCACCCTAGGACGGGGAGGGGCTTCAGAAGGTTGAGCGGCCGGCGTACGGCGTGGGGCTCAGTACCAGCTGTTGGCCTGCCAGAACGACCAGGCCTCACAGGGGCTGCCGTACCGGCTGTTCATGTAGTTGAGGCCCCACTTGATCTGGGTGGCCGGGTTCGTCTGCCAGTCGGAGCCGACGGACGACATCTTGGAGCCGGGCAGGGCCTGGAAGAGACCGTAGGCGCCGGAGGAGGCGTTGACCGCCTTGTAGTTCCAGCTCGACTCGTGGTTCACGATGTTGCTGAAGCAGGCGAACTGACCGCTCGGCACCATCTGGCGAGCCATCGCCTGGATCTGCGCGACGGTGTACGAGGACTGCACGGAGAAGCTGGAGGCGTCACGCGTCGCGGAGCGGCTGGCCGCTTCCTGGGCCGCCTTGCGCGCCTTGGCTTCCTTCTCGGCCTTCTCCGCGGCCTTCTGCTTCGCGACGGCGTCGTCGGCCGCCTGCTTGCGGGCAGCCTCCTCCGCGTCCTTCTTGGCGCTCGCGTCCGCGGCGATGGCCTGTGCGTCGGCCTGCTGCGTCAGGGACGCGGTCTGCACCTGGGCCTGCTGGCCCGCAGGTATGTCCGCGAGGAGGGTTGAGTCACTTGCCGTCGCCTCAGCGTCGTTCGGCTGGGCAGTGCTGCCCGAGGCAACTCCGACGACACTTCCGACGGCGGTGACCGCGGTGGCCGAGGCCACTGCGAATCCCCGGACCGAAATCCGGCTCACACGGTTTCCTTCCAGCATCGCCCGCTGTAGGTGACCCTCGCGGACGCAATCGTGCCCCTTGGCGCTGGCCTCCCAACTGCGGGGTCACGGGAGGCGCGGGCCCGGTGGGCAACTCCCGCGAGGGGAGCGCCGCGTGGTGCTCGGGCGGCATACGACGGCTTTATGGAGTTCTGAGGTTCCTGTGGTGCCATACCGCTGGGGGTACAGATGTGTCGTATGCGGGGCCTGACAGGAGTGAGACTCTGCCGTAACCCGACACCGCAAGGCAATTCTCATGTGCGTGTGAAAGCTCACACCCCGTTTGCCTCAGCTGTTTTCCGGAAACGAGCGCACAGCCAGACGCCGCCCGGCTAGGCTCTTCGCCTTTTGCCGGACGGCGCCAACTAGCGTGTATCCGCCATCCTTTGAACAGGTGGGGTGAGTGGGGTCAGATCTGACCGTCCTCCAGCATTTCGGTCACAAGGGCGGCAATCTGGGACCTCTCGGACCGGTTGAGGGTGACATGCGCGAAGAGCGGGTGACCCTTCAACTTCTCCACCACGGCGACGACTCCGTCATATCGACCGACACGCAGATTGTCCCTTTGCGCCACGTCATGGGTGAGAACAACCCGTGAATTGGCGCCGATTCGGGACAGAACGGTCAGCAGCACATTCCTTTCCAGTGACTGTGCCTCGTCCACGATCACGAAGGCGTCGTGGAGGGAGCGGCCGCGGATGTGGGTGAGGGGCAGGACCTCCAGCATGCCGCGCGCGGTGACCTCTTCGATGACCTCGCGGCTGGTGACCGCGGAGAGCGTGTCGAAGACCGCCTGCGCCCAGGGGCTCATCTTCTCGGACTCGGAGCCGGGCAGATAGCCGAGTTCCTGGCCGCCCACCGCGTACAGCGGCCGGAAGACCATCACCTTCTGGTGCTGACGCCG containing:
- a CDS encoding AI-2E family transporter, producing MSRVPGWLGRLGAGLTELGERLDERRAEVEMESQGPLDSEGTSMPSASASEFASASAADGHPDSRPEGLSDRRPESRSGSHPEDAPTPSAAHAPVLTAERPDPALAVPWGVRVAAEAGWRLLVLAGTVWVLMRVISAVQLVVLAFVAALLITALLQPTVARLTRYGVPRGLATALTAILGFVIMGLVGWFVVWQVQENIDNLSDQIQDGIDELRKWLLNSPFHVTDKQINEIAKNLRAAIGANTDQITSAGLEGVTVIVEALTGILLTMFSTLFLLYDGKRIWEWTLKLVPAAARQGVAGAGPRAWRTLTAYVRGTVIVALIDAIFIGLGIYFLEVPMAVPLAVFIFLGAFIPLVGAVISGALAVVVALVTQGVFTAVMTLVVVLAVQQIEGHILQPFILGRAVRVHPLAVVLSVAAGGMIAGIGGAVVAVPLVAVTNTVVVYLRSYAREAGLRQAPEPRGATALDASPAHRP
- a CDS encoding transglycosylase SLT domain-containing protein; amino-acid sequence: MSRISVRGFAVASATAVTAVGSVVGVASGSTAQPNDAEATASDSTLLADIPAGQQAQVQTASLTQQADAQAIAADASAKKDAEEAARKQAADDAVAKQKAAEKAEKEAKARKAAQEAASRSATRDASSFSVQSSYTVAQIQAMARQMVPSGQFACFSNIVNHESSWNYKAVNASSGAYGLFQALPGSKMSSVGSDWQTNPATQIKWGLNYMNSRYGSPCEAWSFWQANSWY